A single region of the Triticum dicoccoides isolate Atlit2015 ecotype Zavitan chromosome 2B, WEW_v2.0, whole genome shotgun sequence genome encodes:
- the LOC119364730 gene encoding amino acid permease 3-like, giving the protein MSHAMATVDMRRLETGAGGGFDGMGLSKRVDDDLDDDGRPRRTGTAWTASAHIITTVLGSGVLSLAWGVAQLGWVAGPGVMTLFAAVIYYTSALLADCYRTGDPVSGPRNRTYMAAVRATLDESKVKLCGAIQFVNLFGIGIGITIAASVSMLAIKKAGCFHKEGHKGDCNSYSMSPYIAIYGIMEIFFSQIPGLDSMWWLSILATVMSFTYSTIGISLGVAQIVANGGIQGGLTGVAVSINAAGKSITVMEKVWRSLQAFGNMAFAYGFSIVLLEIQDTLKAAAPSEAKVMKKATAVSVAVTTVIYLLCGCVGYAAFGDGAPDNLLTGFGFYEPFWLLDVANAAVVVHLVGTYQVITQPIFAYVELRAAAAWPDSAFVGTREVRLWPTAVRVSVCPLRLTWRTAYVCVTTAVAMAMPFFGSVVGLIGAISFWPLTVYFPVSMYIAQRRVPRGSTRWMFLQALSAVCLLVSVVAAAGSVADVAAEFKAHNPFRRG; this is encoded by the exons ATGTCCCACGCCATGGCAACCGTGGACATGCGGCGGTTGGagacgggcgcgggcggcggtTTTGACGGCATGGGGCTGTCCAAGCGGGTGGACGACGACCTCGACGACGACGGCCGGCCGCGGCGCACGGGCACGGCGTGGACGGCCAGCGCGCACATCATCACCACTGTGCTGGGGTCCGGCGTGCTGTCCCTGGCGTGGGGGGTGGCACAGCTGGGCTGGGTGGCCGGGCCCGGCGTGATGACTCTGTTCGCCGCCGTCATCTACTACACCTCGGCGCTCCTGGCCGACTGCTACCGCACCGGCGACCCCGTGTCCGGCCCGCGCAACCGCACCTACATGGCCGCCGTCCGCGCCACCCTGGACGAGTCCAAGGTGAAGCTCTGCGGCGCCATCCAGTTCGTCAACCTCTTCGGCATCGGCATCGGCATCACCATCGCCGCGTCCGTCAGCATGCT GGCGATCAAGAAGGCGGGATGCTTCCACAAGGAAGGGCACAAGGGCGACTGCAACAGTTATTCCATGAGCCCGTACATTGCCATCTACGGCATCATGGAGATCTTCTTCTCGCAGATCCCGGGCTTGGACAGTATGTGGTGGCTGTCCATCCTCGCCACCGTCATGTCCTTCACCTACTCCACCATCGGCATCTCCCTCGGCGTCGCGCAGATCGTAG CCAACGGGGGAATCCAGGGCGGCCTCACCGGCGTGGCCGTCAGCATCAACGCCGCCGGCAAGAGTATCACCGTGATGGAGAAAGTCTGGCGTAGTCTTCAGGCGTTTGGGAACATGGCTTTCGCCTACGGCTTCTCCATCGTCCTGCTCGAGATCCAA GACACGCTGAAGGCGGCGGCGCCGTCGGAGGCGAAGGTgatgaagaaggcgacggcggtgAGCGTggcggtgacgacggtgatctaccTGCTGTGCGGGTGCGTGGGGTATGCGGCGTTCGGCGACGGGGCGCCGGACAACCTCCTCACGGGCTTCGGCTTCTACGAGCCCTTCTGGCTGCTGGACGTGGCTAACGCCGCGGTCGTCGTCCACCTGGTCGGCACGTACCAGGTCATCACCCAGCCCATCTTCGCCTACGTCGAGCTGCGGGCCGCCGCGGCATGGCCGGACAGCGCGTTCGTGGGCACGAGGGAGGTCCGGCTGTGGCCCACGGCCGTCCGCGTGTCCGTGTGCCCGCTCCGGCTGACCTGGCGCACGGCGTACGTGTGCGTGACGACCGCCGTGGCCATGGCGATGCCTTTCTTCGGGTCCGTGGTGGGGCTCATCGGCGCCATCTCCTTCTGGCCGCTCACCGTCTACTTCCCCGTGTCCATGTACATCGCGCAGCGCCGGGTGCCGCGGGGCAGCACGCGGTGGATGTTCCTCCAGGCGCTCAGCGCCGTGTGCCTCCTCGTGTCCGTCGTGGCGGCCGCCGGCTCCGTCGCCGACGTCGCGGCCGAGTTCAAGGCCCACAACCCGTTCCGCCGGGGGTGA